The following proteins come from a genomic window of Candidatus Saccharibacteria bacterium oral taxon 488:
- a CDS encoding diaminopimelate decarboxylase yields MGINFPIDQLPEVLDTPSFVYSRRMLKERAQQALACQVPFGLTVRYAAKANSHPEIIRLFDELGLQFDASSSYEAALLLKQGVSGPTISLSSQQPAHNLNELLQAGVRYVATSLRQLELVAASPYCPNTVGLRLNPGIGSGHNNRTMTGGVNSSFGLWHAYAEQAVELARRHDITIDRLHIHIGSGADPRLWGEAMDAALALVGRLPEVTTLDIGGGFKVHRFGDEQEADLAVICEVFSRKLSQFAEETGRRLHLEIEPGTWLVAHAGVLVAEVVDIVDTGADGHTFLRLNTGMNDITRPGMYGAQHEMMVLAGREEQREYIVVGHCCETGDILTPAPSNPENLASRQLARAEIGDKLVIFDAGAYCQSMSLKQYNAYPDAGTYFID; encoded by the coding sequence ATGGGTATAAACTTTCCAATTGATCAACTGCCCGAGGTGCTTGATACGCCGAGTTTTGTATATTCAAGGCGGATGTTGAAGGAACGGGCTCAGCAGGCGCTAGCGTGCCAGGTGCCGTTCGGCTTGACGGTGCGTTACGCGGCCAAGGCAAATTCACATCCTGAGATTATACGACTGTTTGATGAGTTGGGGTTGCAGTTTGATGCCAGCTCAAGCTACGAGGCAGCGCTGCTGCTCAAGCAGGGAGTGAGTGGCCCAACGATCAGCCTCTCCAGCCAGCAGCCAGCGCACAACCTCAATGAACTGCTCCAGGCTGGCGTACGTTACGTGGCGACGTCGCTTCGTCAATTAGAGCTGGTTGCGGCGAGTCCATACTGCCCAAATACGGTCGGCCTGCGGCTCAATCCTGGCATAGGTTCGGGGCATAATAATCGGACGATGACCGGTGGGGTTAATTCCAGCTTTGGCTTGTGGCATGCCTATGCCGAGCAGGCAGTGGAGCTAGCGAGGCGTCACGACATAACGATTGATCGGCTGCATATTCACATTGGTTCGGGTGCTGATCCGCGGTTGTGGGGCGAGGCGATGGATGCGGCGCTGGCGCTTGTTGGGCGGCTGCCGGAGGTGACCACTCTGGATATTGGTGGCGGTTTTAAGGTACATCGGTTTGGTGATGAACAAGAGGCGGATTTGGCGGTCATTTGCGAGGTGTTTTCTCGGAAATTATCTCAGTTTGCTGAGGAAACTGGGCGGCGACTGCATCTAGAAATTGAGCCCGGAACCTGGCTGGTAGCACATGCTGGCGTGTTGGTTGCGGAGGTGGTGGATATCGTTGATACTGGTGCGGATGGTCACACATTTTTGCGCCTTAATACCGGTATGAATGACATCACGCGGCCAGGGATGTATGGCGCGCAGCACGAGATGATGGTACTCGCGGGTCGCGAGGAGCAGCGAGAATACATCGTGGTGGGGCACTGCTGTGAGACGGGCGATATCTTGACACCAGCGCCCAGCAACCCAGAGAATCTCGCATCGCGGCAGCTAGCCCGGGCGGAAATTGGCGATAAGCTAGTGATCTTTGACGCGGGGGCGTATTGCCAGAGTATGTCGCTGAAACAGTACAATGCGTATCCTGACGCCGGCACCTATTTTATTGACTAA